ATCGACCAGTCCGTTACCGAGCATTCCGGCATACTCGGGATTGATCGTTTCCGTAAACTGCTTTCGGCCCGAACCCACGAGCATTTCCCGCAATTTCTCGCTGGTGAACCCCGGTCCTTGCACGCCGAATGCGGCGACAGCCAAGGCCGCAATGCCCGAAACCTGTGGCGCGGCCATCGAGGTTCCTGCGGAGTAACCGTAACCGCCGTTCGTCGTGGTGCTGAAAACGCGGAATCGTTCGTCGCCGGTAGCATGGCCGCCCAAAGCCGCGAGGTCGATCCACGGACCGTAGTTGGACCCGGCGACCTTACGACCGTCGATGCCCAGCGACGCTACGGCCACCACTTTCTCGTAGGCTCCCGGGAACACCGGGTCGGAAATGCCGTCGTTGCCCGCGGCAAAAATGACGATGCCGCCTTTCATGGGACCTGTCTGATTGCCGTTCTCATCGCACCCGGCATACTCGATAAAATAGTCGATGGCCGCTTTACCCGACTGCGACAAGTCCGGAAGACCGGGGACATAAGTCCAGCTGTTCTGGCTGATGACGGCCCCATGGTCGGCCGTCCAGACCATGATCTCCTCGATCGTCGCGGCATCGCGTCCCGGCTCGTCGAAAATCTGGCAACTCATCAGCCGCACACCGCTTCCGGGCGTTCCGTCGCCCCCCGCGATGCCGCAGACGCCGATGCCGTTGTTGTTGACGGCGCCGATCGTACCTGCGACATGCGTGCCGTGGCTGCTGGGGGTGATCTCCGTATTATGGCGGCAGAAGTTGTAGCCGCAGGCGCCCTGTCCGTCGCGCCAGATATTCGCTGCCAGATCGGGATGCGTATAGTCGATGCCGCCGTCCACCACGGCGACGACGACGTCTTTATGTCCGGTGCTGACGCTCCATGCCGGAAAAATGTTGAGGTCGGCCACGGCCGTCGATCCGACCGCAGCGCCCACCCGGTGGTAAATCCACTGATTGACCAGCAGCGGATCATCGAATCCGGGGATTGCGACATTGTCCGAACCTGAGGTGCGGCTGAAATCGGCTTGCGAGACCGTCGCCCCGGCGGGAACCATACGCGGAACAGGTTCGATGCACTCGACTTCATCCACCCGGCCGAAGCGTTCCATGGCCTCGGCGACAGAAATCGCCCCGGAGAAATGAACGTCGTACCACAGATGAAGTCCGGCCCTGCGGCGGCGTTCGCGGAAACGGTCGCCATCGGAAAAGACACGCTGTACGGCAGTTGCCCCGGCACGGGTGGCGGCGGCATCGAATGCAGCGATTCCCGAGCCGGAACCGCTGCGGGTAAAGGCACGGGTGTCGAGTTCGGCTGCCGTTTCGCGCAGCTTAATACGGAATACGCCGGGTATGTAAAACTCCTGCATCGGGGTTTGTCCGACGCCGGGAGCCGGGCCGGATTCCGGGTCTCTGGTACAGGCCGTCAGCAGGAGGAGCGTCAGAAAGAAAGAGAAGTGTTTCATCGGTTTTAAAGGAAAAAGGTCCGGAGCCGGCAGACGGCATCCGGACCGAATAAACATTTCTTAAGGATCACGGAACCAATTTGATGTCGAGAAACGAGTCGGTGCAAACGTAACAATCCGATGCCGAGGTAGGTCCCAATTGCCATTTGAAGGTTTGCACCGTCTGGTTCGGAAGTCCGAACAATTCACCCCGAAACGTGTAGGGGGCATAAAACTGCATGATGCCGTCTGGCAGGTAGATGACGCTGACGGGATCATTGGCTTCGACCGTTTCGTAGACCGGTTTCCCATGTTCGTCCACCTTCGGCCGTCCATAATCGTCGAAGGCTTGTTGGCGATAACTGTAGCGGAACGACCAAACTTTGCTGGCGGCATATTGCCGGAAATTGGTCGTCAGCGTCGCGTTGGGCCGCGTGAGTGTCCCGATTTGTTCGCCATTGGCCATTACCTTGAATTCGGTCTCGGTGATCGCCAATTGGCTGCTGCGGATGGTTTCGAGGTAACTCTCCGGCGTGTATTGTCCCGAAAGCGGCGTCATGCGAATCCGGTTGCCGGTTTTAATGCCCCGCAGAATGATTTCATCGAAAGCCGGAGAGAGCGACATGAACGTGAATTCGTAATCTCCTTTCCATCCTTGGTAGCCGGCGCCGTTGTCTCCGGGAAACGAGAAGAAATGCAGGTAATCGTTATGGGTCGCAAATTTCAGCATGGGACCGGTCGAGAATTCGACCCGATATTCCGATTCCGTCCGCAGCGGGTCGGCTTCGACGAAAGTGCTCCCCTCGAACCAGGCCTTAACCATACGGTCATCCTGGAATTCGACGATATAAATCCAACCGCCATAACCGAGATTCTCGTCAGGGAAATACTCCATCACCCATGTCTTCCCGGCCTGCAATGCGAATTTGTAGCGTTCAAGCGTCTGCTCGATCCGGGTCGAGGTCGACTCGCTGAAGTTATTTTCCGAATCGTCGCATGCAACGGCTGAGAATAACAGCCCAGCCAGCAGTAATATATTGATTCTCTTTTTCATACATTCAGTTTAATCTTCAAGATTTGTCCAGTCGATGTCTCCGAGTTCGGAAAGACGGCGCAGGTAGATGTCGCTCCACTTCGCAACGTCCACGCCAAAATCGTCGCGGAGCCATGCGATGAGAATCGAGCGCTTCTTCTCGATTTTGGCGCGGCCGTCCGCGCTTTCGATCGAGGAGAGCATTGCCTCCCACTCCTCCTCGCTCATGCTGATCAGGCGTCCGCCCGTTTCGGCGATGTCCTCTGCGGGACTCGAACGTGCATACTTCGAAACGAAGCCCAGCTCCATGTAGTCATTACCGCTTTGGGCATACTTGTCACCCACATAATCGCTTTGCGTAATGGTATCGTAGTCGCTCGGTACGGGATATGTACCATCGAGGATATGCATGAACTCATGAAGCATCGTTCCGGCGATTCGTTCGCTGTCCTTTTCCCGGTCGAAAAATTTTACGCCGAGAACATTGATTTGAAGGCCATTTTCAGCCGATGCCAGCACGGTGTTTCCGGTGCTGCTGATCTCAAAACTGCCCACCAAATAGAGTACCCGCGGGAAATAACTCTTTGCGAAGAGCAATGGATCTTTCTGATCGGACATCAGTTCCGCCATGGCGTCAAGCGTCGAGTATTTGATCAGTTTGGCCACCTCGATCGATTTGTCCACGGGCGGCGGCGAGACCCAGTAGTTGAAGTGGGTTTCGCGGTCAGGCATGCGGTATTCGAAACGAATGTTGTAAGGTTCCGTATAGTGCCGGTCGAGCCAGAAATCGAACTCGGTCTTTTCCTCGGCGGGATCGACAAAGATGCTTTTGCCGTCCGGTTCGTCCTTGTCGCATGAGGTCGTTGCGCCTGCGACAAGCAGAAGCAAGAACAGGGATATGATTGTCGGTTGCATAATTCAATATAAATATTTGGCGAATTGGTTATTGGCAGAACGGATGGTCAGGACGATTCTCATTGCGGGGATTCGCCTCCAATCCGGCTGTGATAACCTCTTGAGGCAGTTGGAGCGCACGTCGAAGATCTTTCTCGCCGAGCGTGGCCGCAACAGTGAATCCGGTTGTATTGTCATCGTTGTAGGCCGAGTCGTCGAAACGATCAATCACGATGCCGTAGCGTTTGATGTCCCCCCAACGCAGTCCGTCGGCGATGGTCTCAATGCGGCGGCAAAAGAGCGTGGTCTGAATAAGGTGCTCCTGTTCACCAGCCTCGACTGTAAAGCCGTGGGGATGGAGCGGCTTGCGCGATGTCGGCTCCAAAGCGGTGTATTCGGCGATGTATCGATCCGATGACGGATCACCGTAGACCTCGGCGATGCGTTCGCGGGTCAGAGATTCGATGCCGTTCTGTCCGACCAGATAGAAAGAGCCGATCCAGGCATTGAGGTCGGCAACTGCCTTGTCGTACTCCTTGAGATGGACATAGGCCTCTGCACGGCTCAACACCGTTTCATTGGTTGTGAACGCCACCATCGTCGAACGACCGATTCCTACGCCGGTTACCGGGTCGGTTACCTCCCACTGGTTGGGCCATTTGGGCATGTAGATCTTGTTGACATCGTTGTCCTGCCAAATGAAAGGAGGATGCTGGTAGACCTTTTCGATGCAGTTGTCCTTCCACCGGTCCCACGGACCGCCCATCGGCCGCTTCGCGCGGTAGGTCTCCCTCTTGGCGACGCGGTAGTTGTGAGTGAAGCGCGCGCCGGAGTTGCTCCAGGCGTTAAAAAGCGATCCGTTACCGGTCACCATGGGAATCATCAGCAGGTTGAACGAGTGTCCGACGCTGATGTAGTCGAGGGTACGGACCGAGCCGTCCCAGGCCAGCTGCTTGACTGCCGCCCAGTCGCGCATGACGGTCGAAGGGGCACTGCCGAGGACCTCGGAGGCGTATTCGACCACCTTTTCCCACTTCAGATAATAGAGGTTGAAGCGCGTGGCAAAGGCATAGGCGGCGCTGCGGTTGAAGTGGTACTTCGGAACCGCATAGTTGGCATCGCTGACCAGAGGAAGCGCCTCCTCGATATCCCGGTCGATTTTCTCATATACCTCCTTGAGATTGTCCCGGTGATAAACCGGATTGAGCGTCGTTTCGGGAGCTTCCATGTAAGGGACTCCCAGGTATTCGCCACTTTTTTCAGGATGATAAGGGAGACAATAGAGCATCGTGAGGCAAAAATGCGAATAGGCCCGGCAAAGCAGGGCCTCGGCTTTGGCCGGAAGCAATTCTTTGGGCGTACCCTGTTTTTCGATCGCTTCCAGAGCGGTGTTGGCTGCGGCAATCGCGGAGTAGTAGGCCTGCCAGGTATTTTTGTTGCTATCGTTCTCGGCCTCGTTCATGTCCATCCAGTAGCTGTTGTGCTCCAGCAGCAGGCTGGTGTTAGGATTGTTC
This Alistipes shahii WAL 8301 DNA region includes the following protein-coding sequences:
- a CDS encoding S8 family serine peptidase; amino-acid sequence: MKHFSFFLTLLLLTACTRDPESGPAPGVGQTPMQEFYIPGVFRIKLRETAAELDTRAFTRSGSGSGIAAFDAAATRAGATAVQRVFSDGDRFRERRRRAGLHLWYDVHFSGAISVAEAMERFGRVDEVECIEPVPRMVPAGATVSQADFSRTSGSDNVAIPGFDDPLLVNQWIYHRVGAAVGSTAVADLNIFPAWSVSTGHKDVVVAVVDGGIDYTHPDLAANIWRDGQGACGYNFCRHNTEITPSSHGTHVAGTIGAVNNNGIGVCGIAGGDGTPGSGVRLMSCQIFDEPGRDAATIEEIMVWTADHGAVISQNSWTYVPGLPDLSQSGKAAIDYFIEYAGCDENGNQTGPMKGGIVIFAAGNDGISDPVFPGAYEKVVAVASLGIDGRKVAGSNYGPWIDLAALGGHATGDERFRVFSTTTNGGYGYSAGTSMAAPQVSGIAALAVAAFGVQGPGFTSEKLREMLVGSGRKQFTETINPEYAGMLGNGLVDAEYVLFYDTRPDPVDERTIAVSGYRTHAELSWRVPRCYLERPVSSFDVYIDTRTFSAATVDDIPATAVRHTFASDAGLGETFACRIEGLEPRQIYCLAIVGRSPSGVPSRPAVISVRTGENTPPEATVPIPNLFLQSDDKAGRSIDLQLYFTDADAPGDRLSYFVSPSAEKVVECRVQDSELLVRPCAAGRTTLTVTARDLDGAAATSEFQVIVDGTGVAMELFPNPCRDVLNVRIPDAEGDFPIRLHNAAGQQVLATQVSVRAGDNGNTGRIDVSGLSPGTYSCTVECRGRKLNSHIIKR
- a CDS encoding DUF4302 domain-containing protein; amino-acid sequence: MKKRINILLLAGLLFSAVACDDSENNFSESTSTRIEQTLERYKFALQAGKTWVMEYFPDENLGYGGWIYIVEFQDDRMVKAWFEGSTFVEADPLRTESEYRVEFSTGPMLKFATHNDYLHFFSFPGDNGAGYQGWKGDYEFTFMSLSPAFDEIILRGIKTGNRIRMTPLSGQYTPESYLETIRSSQLAITETEFKVMANGEQIGTLTRPNATLTTNFRQYAASKVWSFRYSYRQQAFDDYGRPKVDEHGKPVYETVEANDPVSVIYLPDGIMQFYAPYTFRGELFGLPNQTVQTFKWQLGPTSASDCYVCTDSFLDIKLVP
- a CDS encoding putative zinc-binding metallopeptidase, giving the protein MQPTIISLFLLLLVAGATTSCDKDEPDGKSIFVDPAEEKTEFDFWLDRHYTEPYNIRFEYRMPDRETHFNYWVSPPPVDKSIEVAKLIKYSTLDAMAELMSDQKDPLLFAKSYFPRVLYLVGSFEISSTGNTVLASAENGLQINVLGVKFFDREKDSERIAGTMLHEFMHILDGTYPVPSDYDTITQSDYVGDKYAQSGNDYMELGFVSKYARSSPAEDIAETGGRLISMSEEEWEAMLSSIESADGRAKIEKKRSILIAWLRDDFGVDVAKWSDIYLRRLSELGDIDWTNLED
- a CDS encoding RagB/SusD family nutrient uptake outer membrane protein, giving the protein MKIKQLISRIMLLGAGSLTLAACNDFLDELPDNRTELDTPDKINRLLVSAYPSRSFTRMCEIASDNCDDMGANNPNTSLLLEHNSYWMDMNEAENDSNKNTWQAYYSAIAAANTALEAIEKQGTPKELLPAKAEALLCRAYSHFCLTMLYCLPYHPEKSGEYLGVPYMEAPETTLNPVYHRDNLKEVYEKIDRDIEEALPLVSDANYAVPKYHFNRSAAYAFATRFNLYYLKWEKVVEYASEVLGSAPSTVMRDWAAVKQLAWDGSVRTLDYISVGHSFNLLMIPMVTGNGSLFNAWSNSGARFTHNYRVAKRETYRAKRPMGGPWDRWKDNCIEKVYQHPPFIWQDNDVNKIYMPKWPNQWEVTDPVTGVGIGRSTMVAFTTNETVLSRAEAYVHLKEYDKAVADLNAWIGSFYLVGQNGIESLTRERIAEVYGDPSSDRYIAEYTALEPTSRKPLHPHGFTVEAGEQEHLIQTTLFCRRIETIADGLRWGDIKRYGIVIDRFDDSAYNDDNTTGFTVAATLGEKDLRRALQLPQEVITAGLEANPRNENRPDHPFCQ